The following proteins come from a genomic window of Chryseobacterium glaciei:
- a CDS encoding nucleoid-associated protein, producing MFSKIVVHRVGNKINGESLILSQEELQLEEGMAESLEDYFLGSFKSEETFNFYSDTYLVNNHVFSSVSEIFDDKAKFLWEAENIAKHLFEVAENPRVMGGELFIVYFEDDREGDEKVDKIGIFKTEKREPFLKIAPQGESFEIEKDLGIGLSKIDKAALIYNNHKETGYVLSVVDNNKNGDMYYWFEDFLKVKQRDDEYFHTQEALMVYKDYITKQLPQEFEVSKADQADFLNKSINFFKEKEEFKLDEFASEVLVDEHVIESFNNFKTDYEQDMQINIAEEFPISEAAVKKTQRHFKSIIKLDKNFHIYIHGDRQKLATGEDEKGKYYMLYFDKEV from the coding sequence ATGTTTTCAAAAATAGTAGTACACAGAGTAGGAAATAAAATCAACGGAGAGTCTTTAATACTTTCTCAGGAAGAATTGCAGTTGGAAGAAGGAATGGCAGAATCGCTTGAAGATTATTTTTTAGGGTCTTTTAAGTCTGAGGAAACGTTTAATTTTTACAGTGATACCTATTTGGTAAATAATCATGTTTTCAGTTCTGTATCTGAAATTTTTGATGATAAAGCCAAGTTTCTTTGGGAAGCCGAAAATATTGCGAAGCATCTTTTTGAAGTTGCCGAAAACCCAAGAGTTATGGGTGGTGAACTATTCATCGTTTATTTTGAAGACGATAGAGAAGGTGATGAAAAAGTAGATAAGATCGGAATTTTTAAAACTGAAAAAAGAGAACCATTCTTAAAAATAGCTCCTCAAGGCGAAAGTTTTGAAATTGAAAAAGACTTGGGAATTGGTTTGTCAAAAATTGATAAAGCGGCTTTGATCTACAATAATCATAAAGAAACAGGGTATGTACTTTCTGTGGTTGACAACAACAAGAACGGAGATATGTATTACTGGTTTGAGGATTTCTTAAAGGTAAAACAACGTGACGACGAATATTTTCATACACAGGAAGCCTTAATGGTGTACAAAGATTACATCACCAAACAACTTCCTCAGGAATTTGAAGTTTCCAAAGCAGATCAGGCAGATTTCTTAAATAAATCAATCAATTTCTTTAAAGAAAAAGAAGAGTTTAAACTAGATGAATTTGCAAGTGAGGTCTTAGTAGATGAGCATGTGATCGAAAGTTTTAATAATTTTAAAACAGATTACGAACAGGATATGCAGATCAATATTGCGGAAGAATTCCCGATCAGTGAAGCAGCTGTTAAGAAGACACAAAGACATTTCAAGAGTATCATTAAATTAGATAAAAACTTCCACATCTACATCCACGGAGATCGCCAGAAATTGGCTACAGGAGAAGATGAAAAAGGGAAGTACTACATGTTATATTTCGATAAAGAAGTTTAA
- a CDS encoding porin, protein MSLLLCLMLFYFSAKAQVPDSLHAKQETEDNVKYPVLQIKGLFQARYLVGMKNDVDVNGLHHSDGSGTNNNFMIKYMRVQVRAQISKRTEVVALANLADFKNDPKSRVLENAYLKYTFNPKLAFTVGQFRPWFGIEETYPIDIIKSLDWSNQYTEFGKLGWTSFQIGISATGQLELGKIPFQYAISVVNGNGKNQVNDNDDGKQYSSRLVFGLAKKYNLNLGLNGGIGEVFGKKIYAVGVDLNSLVNFDSKWSLDMQLEAKQGTNHPLYFAVAPELRPDNPDEYLIRGAYFLPNLRYEINHRNLSAFELSCRYEYLDTNFRLNSNPRQTITPMFGLEFLKNYGARIQLGVQFDRYKHSIANTSQYNNNLFIVQVQSRF, encoded by the coding sequence ATGAGTCTCTTGCTTTGTCTTATGCTGTTTTATTTTTCAGCAAAAGCTCAGGTTCCAGACTCTCTGCACGCTAAACAAGAAACCGAAGACAACGTAAAATATCCTGTTCTTCAGATAAAAGGTCTGTTTCAGGCAAGATATCTGGTCGGAATGAAAAATGATGTGGATGTAAACGGACTTCATCACAGTGACGGCTCGGGAACCAATAATAATTTCATGATTAAATACATGAGAGTTCAGGTTCGGGCGCAGATCAGCAAACGAACTGAAGTTGTTGCTTTGGCCAATTTAGCCGATTTCAAAAACGATCCCAAAAGCAGAGTTCTCGAAAATGCTTACTTAAAATACACTTTCAATCCGAAATTAGCCTTTACGGTCGGACAATTCAGACCTTGGTTCGGTATTGAAGAAACCTATCCTATCGACATCATTAAATCGCTAGACTGGTCAAATCAATACACCGAATTCGGGAAATTAGGCTGGACAAGCTTCCAAATCGGAATTTCCGCAACAGGCCAACTTGAATTAGGTAAAATCCCTTTCCAATACGCTATTTCTGTTGTGAATGGAAACGGGAAAAATCAAGTCAATGATAACGATGACGGGAAACAATATTCAAGCCGATTAGTTTTTGGTTTAGCTAAAAAATATAATTTAAATCTAGGCTTAAATGGAGGTATCGGTGAGGTTTTCGGAAAGAAAATTTATGCTGTTGGAGTTGATTTAAATTCATTAGTCAATTTTGATTCAAAATGGAGTTTAGATATGCAACTGGAAGCAAAACAGGGAACCAATCATCCGTTGTATTTTGCCGTTGCACCAGAACTCAGACCAGATAATCCTGATGAATACCTGATTCGTGGAGCTTACTTTCTTCCGAATTTACGATACGAAATCAATCATAGAAATTTAAGTGCTTTCGAATTGTCTTGTCGTTATGAGTATTTGGACACCAATTTCAGATTAAATTCAAATCCAAGACAAACAATAACTCCAATGTTTGGATTAGAATTTTTGAAAAATTATGGCGCCAGAATTCAGCTCGGAGTGCAATTCGACCGTTACAAACACAGCATTGCAAACACCTCACAATACAACAATAATCTATTCATTGTTCAGGTACAAAGTAGATTTTAA
- a CDS encoding thioredoxin family protein: protein MKCNKIILIVGLLLFQLNFAQEKAEVVLNKALTEAKAQNKNVLLVFHASWCKWCKMMEKNMNLPETKPLFDKNFVTAYLDVQERGEKKSLENPGGQEIMNKYKGENAGLPFWLVLDPKGKVLADSFDEKGDNLGSPATPEEVNSFIAKLEKSSKLNKEELQTIQSVFVKKVQ, encoded by the coding sequence ATGAAGTGTAATAAAATAATTTTAATTGTTGGTTTATTGTTATTTCAGTTAAATTTTGCTCAGGAAAAAGCAGAGGTTGTTTTAAACAAAGCTCTTACAGAAGCAAAAGCTCAAAACAAAAATGTTCTTTTGGTTTTTCACGCATCGTGGTGTAAGTGGTGCAAAATGATGGAAAAAAACATGAATCTTCCTGAAACAAAACCATTATTCGATAAAAATTTTGTAACCGCTTATCTTGATGTTCAGGAAAGAGGTGAAAAGAAAAGCCTTGAAAATCCTGGCGGACAGGAAATAATGAACAAATATAAAGGTGAAAATGCCGGACTTCCTTTTTGGCTTGTACTAGATCCGAAAGGAAAAGTATTGGCAGATTCTTTTGATGAAAAAGGAGATAATTTAGGCTCACCGGCAACACCTGAAGAAGTTAATTCTTTTATAGCTAAGCTGGAAAAATCATCTAAGTTAAATAAAGAAGAGCTTCAGACTATTCAAAGTGTATTTGTGAAAAAAGTGCAATAA
- a CDS encoding succinate dehydrogenase cytochrome b subunit produces MLSTLSRKMLMCLTGLFLSFFLLIHFLGNLQLFLPQEQAHLQFNVYSHFLSGNIVIKIVSYVLYASIILHAIDGLIITLKNKKSGGIYQSDKRGRASKWASRNMGILGTLLLIFLVIHFQNFWYIYKFGNPPLDENGNKDLYILVVTVFKEWWYVIIYVLSMVALCYHLIHGIYSAVRTLGLFHPKFIKWFKTIGIAYSIIISVGFALMPIYVFFTAN; encoded by the coding sequence ATGCTGTCTACCTTATCAAGAAAAATGCTGATGTGTCTTACAGGATTATTCCTGAGCTTCTTTCTGTTGATCCATTTTTTGGGGAATCTTCAGCTTTTTTTACCGCAAGAGCAAGCCCATCTTCAGTTTAATGTCTATTCACATTTTCTGTCGGGAAACATTGTCATTAAAATCGTCTCCTACGTTTTATATGCAAGTATTATTCTTCATGCTATTGACGGATTAATAATTACGTTAAAAAACAAAAAATCAGGCGGAATTTACCAATCTGACAAAAGAGGAAGAGCCAGTAAATGGGCTTCCCGAAATATGGGAATTCTCGGAACATTATTATTAATTTTTCTGGTGATTCATTTTCAAAATTTTTGGTATATCTATAAATTCGGAAATCCACCTTTGGATGAAAATGGAAATAAAGACCTCTATATTCTTGTAGTAACTGTTTTTAAAGAATGGTGGTATGTCATCATTTATGTTTTATCAATGGTTGCGTTATGCTATCACCTCATCCATGGTATTTACAGCGCTGTAAGAACATTAGGATTATTTCATCCGAAGTTTATAAAATGGTTCAAAACCATTGGAATTGCTTATTCAATCATCATCAGTGTTGGATTTGCTTTAATGCCAATTTATGTATTCTTCACTGCGAATTAA
- a CDS encoding anion permease, translating to MKEINIKAIAITFAVALIIWFIPAPEGVAENAWHLFAIFAATILGIILKAAPMGTMCMMAIGFTALTQVVAPGDAGKSITKALSGFGDKVIWLIGISFFIARGFIKTGLGNRIAFLFIRIFGKSSLGLAYGLGLADVCLAPAIPSNTARGGGIIYPIMKSMAISFDSVPEKPETHRKLGSFLTLNSYYMNLISSSMFLTGTASNPMCQKFAANLGINITWMSWAAAGFVPGLVAFFVVPLVLYKLYPPELKKTSDAPKMAAQKLKEMGPISKNEWLMLLAFFILLGLWIFGGALSIDATTTAFIGLTLLLLTSVLTWEDVKSEKGAWDTIVWFAVLVMMASSLNELGFIGWFSDLIKVKIGHMTWTVAFPVIILVYFFSHYIFASATAHVAAMYAALLGVGVAVGIPPMLLAMMLGFLGSIYGVLTHYGHGPAPVFFGSGYVDLKAWWLRGLEIGIVLLIIYMGVGGLWMKVLGYY from the coding sequence ATGAAAGAAATTAATATCAAAGCCATAGCAATCACCTTTGCTGTTGCCCTTATCATATGGTTTATTCCTGCTCCGGAAGGCGTTGCGGAAAATGCGTGGCATTTATTTGCCATTTTCGCAGCCACCATTTTAGGAATTATCTTAAAAGCAGCTCCGATGGGAACCATGTGTATGATGGCTATCGGATTTACAGCTTTAACACAAGTTGTAGCTCCTGGAGATGCAGGAAAATCAATCACAAAAGCACTTTCAGGCTTTGGAGACAAAGTAATCTGGCTGATCGGGATTTCATTCTTTATCGCAAGAGGCTTTATTAAAACAGGTTTAGGAAACAGAATTGCCTTTTTATTCATCAGAATTTTCGGTAAAAGTTCTTTAGGACTGGCTTACGGATTAGGGTTGGCAGACGTTTGTTTAGCTCCCGCTATTCCGAGTAATACGGCAAGAGGTGGCGGAATTATTTATCCGATCATGAAATCTATGGCGATAAGTTTTGATTCCGTTCCTGAAAAACCTGAAACTCATAGAAAGCTCGGTTCATTTTTAACATTAAACAGTTATTACATGAATTTGATCTCATCTTCTATGTTCTTAACAGGCACGGCAAGTAACCCGATGTGTCAGAAATTTGCGGCCAATTTAGGAATCAATATTACATGGATGTCTTGGGCTGCTGCAGGTTTTGTTCCGGGATTGGTGGCGTTTTTTGTAGTTCCATTAGTTTTATACAAATTATATCCACCTGAATTAAAGAAAACCAGCGATGCTCCCAAAATGGCCGCTCAAAAATTAAAAGAAATGGGACCAATTTCTAAAAATGAATGGTTGATGTTATTAGCATTCTTCATTTTATTAGGTCTTTGGATTTTTGGTGGAGCATTATCAATTGATGCAACCACAACCGCTTTCATTGGATTAACCTTACTTTTATTAACATCAGTATTGACCTGGGAAGATGTAAAATCTGAAAAAGGAGCTTGGGATACCATAGTTTGGTTTGCCGTTCTGGTGATGATGGCGAGTTCACTCAACGAATTGGGATTCATTGGATGGTTTAGTGATTTAATTAAAGTTAAAATCGGGCACATGACATGGACAGTTGCTTTTCCTGTAATTATTCTCGTGTACTTCTTTAGCCATTATATTTTTGCGAGTGCAACAGCTCACGTTGCTGCAATGTACGCCGCCTTATTAGGAGTTGGCGTTGCAGTGGGAATTCCTCCGATGTTGTTGGCTATGATGCTTGGATTTTTAGGATCAATTTATGGTGTGTTGACGCATTACGGTCATGGCCCTGCTCCAGTTTTCTTTGGAAGTGGATATGTCGATTTAAAAGCTTGGTGGCTTCGCGGTTTGGAAATCGGAATTGTCCTGTTGATTATCTACATGGGAGTCGGCGGACTTTGGATGAAAGTTCTAGGATATTATTAA
- a CDS encoding DUF7674 family protein: MNYLQAAQEITDVVPDIQNELENNKSQNSYSVIQTFTDCIKNMIRQNDRNLLFKSLQKMDEIYKNGDVKLKNAVESTFIYSLDNFTTFCNEEYRKAIFTHISLDLQKIYSKQIYKHGM; encoded by the coding sequence ATGAATTATTTACAAGCTGCTCAGGAAATTACAGATGTGGTTCCCGACATTCAAAATGAATTGGAAAACAATAAAAGTCAAAATTCTTACAGTGTTATCCAGACTTTTACGGATTGTATTAAAAACATGATCCGCCAAAACGACAGAAATCTTTTATTTAAAAGCTTACAAAAGATGGATGAGATTTACAAAAACGGCGATGTAAAGCTGAAAAACGCTGTAGAAAGTACTTTTATTTATTCTCTGGACAATTTTACCACATTTTGCAACGAAGAATATAGAAAGGCCATTTTTACTCATATTTCTCTGGACTTGCAGAAAATTTATTCAAAACAAATTTATAAACATGGAATGTGA
- a CDS encoding fumarate reductase/succinate dehydrogenase flavoprotein subunit codes for MILDSKIPEGPLEQKWDNYKKKAKLVNPANRKKLDIIVVGTGLAGSSLAASLGEMGYNVKSFCFQDSPRRAHSVAAQGGVNAAKNYKNDGDSVYRMFVDTLKGGDFRAREANVYRMAECSLNLIDQAVAQGVPFGREYGGYLNNRSFGGVQVSRTFYARGQTGQQLLLGSYQALMRQVGKGSVQLFSRHEMLDLVMIDGKARGIIVRNLDTGDIERHSAHAVVLATGGYGKIYYLSTLAMGCNGSAIWRAHKKGALMASPSWIQVHPTSLPQSGDYQSKLTLMSESLRNDGRIWVPLKENETRKPNDIPESERDYYLERKYPAFGNLAPRDISSRAAKERIDAGFGIGPLKNAVYLDFSKAINEQGKEKIQEKYGNLFEMYLKITGYNAYEEPMMISPSAHFSMGGLWVDYELMTTIPGLFALGEANFADHGANRLGANSLLQASVDGYFIAPYTIANFLSNEIHTGKISTDNIEFEKAENEVKQQIKGFININGTKTVDHFHKTLGKLLYDYCGLARNEEGLKYAIEEIKKLKQEFYTNVKVSGQGDTMNTELEKAGRVADYFEIGELMCYDALTRNESCGAHFREEYQTPDGEALRNDSEFQFISAWAWKGENNEPELIKEPLIFEEIQPTVRSYK; via the coding sequence ATGATTTTAGATTCAAAAATACCGGAAGGACCTTTAGAACAAAAATGGGACAACTATAAAAAGAAAGCCAAGCTTGTGAATCCTGCCAACCGTAAAAAGTTAGATATTATTGTTGTGGGAACAGGATTAGCAGGAAGTTCTCTCGCTGCCTCTTTGGGTGAAATGGGCTACAATGTCAAATCATTTTGCTTTCAGGACAGTCCAAGGAGAGCGCATTCCGTGGCTGCTCAAGGTGGTGTAAATGCTGCCAAAAATTATAAAAATGATGGCGATAGTGTCTATAGAATGTTCGTTGACACCTTAAAGGGTGGCGACTTCAGAGCACGTGAAGCCAATGTCTACAGAATGGCAGAATGCTCGCTGAATCTCATCGACCAAGCCGTTGCACAAGGTGTTCCATTCGGAAGAGAATATGGTGGTTATTTGAACAACCGTTCTTTCGGTGGCGTTCAGGTAAGCAGAACTTTTTATGCTAGAGGACAAACCGGACAACAATTGTTATTGGGATCTTATCAAGCTTTAATGCGACAGGTTGGAAAAGGCAGCGTTCAGTTATTTTCAAGACACGAAATGCTGGATTTGGTAATGATTGATGGAAAAGCAAGAGGAATTATCGTTAGAAATTTAGACACAGGAGATATTGAAAGACACTCCGCTCACGCAGTTGTTTTGGCAACGGGAGGTTATGGTAAAATCTATTATTTATCGACTTTGGCGATGGGTTGCAACGGTTCTGCGATTTGGAGAGCTCATAAAAAAGGAGCCTTGATGGCGTCTCCAAGCTGGATTCAGGTACACCCTACTTCCCTGCCACAGTCTGGAGATTATCAGTCAAAATTAACTTTGATGTCAGAGTCTTTACGAAATGACGGCAGAATTTGGGTTCCTCTAAAAGAAAATGAGACCAGAAAACCCAACGATATTCCCGAAAGCGAAAGAGATTATTATTTGGAAAGAAAATATCCTGCATTTGGAAATTTAGCGCCAAGAGATATTTCATCAAGAGCAGCAAAAGAAAGAATTGATGCAGGTTTTGGAATCGGTCCGTTAAAAAATGCGGTCTACCTTGATTTTTCCAAAGCAATTAACGAACAGGGAAAAGAAAAAATTCAGGAGAAATATGGCAATTTATTCGAAATGTATCTTAAAATAACGGGCTACAATGCTTACGAAGAACCGATGATGATCTCTCCTTCTGCCCACTTTTCGATGGGTGGACTTTGGGTAGATTATGAATTAATGACCACCATTCCTGGATTATTTGCATTGGGTGAAGCGAATTTTGCCGATCACGGTGCGAATCGACTGGGCGCGAATTCTTTGCTTCAAGCTTCTGTAGATGGATATTTTATTGCTCCTTACACGATTGCGAATTTTTTATCAAATGAAATTCACACCGGAAAAATTTCAACGGATAATATTGAATTTGAAAAAGCTGAAAATGAAGTTAAGCAACAGATTAAAGGTTTTATCAATATTAATGGAACAAAAACTGTTGACCATTTCCATAAAACATTAGGGAAACTTCTTTATGATTATTGTGGTTTAGCCCGAAATGAAGAAGGTCTGAAATATGCTATCGAAGAAATCAAAAAACTGAAACAGGAGTTTTATACAAACGTGAAAGTTTCCGGACAAGGTGACACAATGAATACTGAACTCGAAAAAGCAGGTCGTGTAGCTGATTATTTTGAAATCGGTGAACTGATGTGTTATGATGCTTTAACGAGAAATGAATCTTGTGGAGCGCATTTTCGTGAAGAATATCAAACTCCGGATGGAGAAGCATTGAGGAATGACTCAGAATTTCAATTCATCTCAGCGTGGGCTTGGAAAGGTGAAAATAATGAACCTGAATTAATTAAAGAACCTTTGATATTCGAAGAAATACAACCAACTGTAAGAAGCTATAAATAA
- a CDS encoding DUF7674 family protein, with protein sequence MMNVQMQTINQKMAVEYLKFFYPTIRSEITQLSKQNNFAGVMQATINYLKDLLLESKINIIGHHIKLMEFIYKKGNSYVKDMIENLFVRSFESFKKHTKIQYWNDLYNYMPVKFQEIYVEQQKKDEIFFGK encoded by the coding sequence ATGATGAATGTGCAAATGCAAACTATTAATCAGAAAATGGCTGTAGAGTATTTAAAATTTTTCTATCCAACAATCAGAAGTGAAATCACTCAACTATCAAAACAAAATAATTTCGCCGGGGTTATGCAGGCGACTATCAATTATCTGAAAGATCTTTTATTAGAATCTAAGATTAATATCATAGGACATCATATTAAACTGATGGAATTCATTTACAAAAAAGGAAATTCTTATGTAAAAGATATGATAGAAAACCTTTTTGTAAGATCTTTTGAAAGCTTTAAAAAGCACACAAAAATTCAATATTGGAATGATCTTTACAATTATATGCCTGTAAAATTTCAGGAAATATATGTAGAACAACAAAAGAAAGACGAAATATTCTTTGGTAAATAA
- a CDS encoding succinate dehydrogenase/fumarate reductase iron-sulfur subunit, with product MDLHLKIWRQKDNQSEGKLVNYDLTALNPHMSFLEMLDTLNEKLIVQGDEPVEFDHDCREGICGQCGMMINGLAHGPLKNTTTCQLHLRSFRDGETVLIEPFRADAFPVKKDLKVDRSAFDRIISSGGFVSINTGQAPDATAIPITHQIAEEAFDSAACIGCGACVATCKNASAALFTSAKITHMVLLPQGKEERSNRVLNMVKQMDVEHFGHCSNTEACEVECPQGISVLNIARMNYEYSRALFFRKK from the coding sequence ATGGATTTACACCTTAAGATATGGAGACAGAAAGATAATCAGAGTGAAGGAAAACTGGTGAATTATGATTTAACCGCATTAAATCCTCACATGTCTTTCCTTGAAATGCTGGATACCTTAAATGAGAAACTAATTGTTCAGGGTGATGAACCTGTAGAATTCGACCACGATTGTCGCGAAGGAATCTGCGGACAATGCGGAATGATGATTAACGGGTTAGCTCATGGACCTTTAAAAAACACAACAACGTGCCAGCTTCATTTACGTTCTTTCAGAGATGGAGAAACTGTTTTGATTGAACCTTTCCGAGCAGATGCATTTCCCGTAAAAAAGGATTTAAAAGTAGACCGTTCTGCTTTTGACAGAATTATTTCTTCCGGCGGTTTTGTTTCCATTAATACTGGTCAGGCTCCCGATGCAACGGCCATTCCGATTACTCATCAAATTGCAGAAGAAGCCTTTGATTCCGCGGCATGTATTGGCTGTGGAGCATGTGTGGCGACCTGTAAAAATGCCAGTGCTGCCCTATTTACTTCTGCAAAAATCACGCATATGGTTTTACTTCCACAAGGAAAGGAAGAAAGAAGCAACCGTGTTTTAAATATGGTGAAACAAATGGATGTTGAACATTTCGGTCACTGTTCCAACACCGAAGCCTGTGAAGTAGAATGTCCGCAGGGAATTTCTGTGTTAAATATTGCAAGAATGAATTATGAATATAGTCGGGCGTTGTTTTTTAGGAAGAAGTAA